A part of Actinoallomurus bryophytorum genomic DNA contains:
- a CDS encoding NB-ARC domain-containing protein: MPYGLPPDIGDFTGRSGAVADLADVLVPGRSVPVAAVNGMGGVGKTALAVHVAHAAGTRFRGGRLYADLRGMTGHPAEPYAVLGGLLHALGRRDVPETLEERSALYRSELTGRRMLVVLDDARCPAQVAPLLPGAPGCAVLVTSRTTMAGLPGVSGLDLDVLEPDEAMTLLTSVAGADRVAAERGAALDLVAACGFLPLAIRSAGTWLAARPASPVGVLARRLAHGRVEELPAAVACFRPGYEQLGSDEARAFRLLALADGPGFSTGAAGATLGLRRQCADELLETLADLSLLECHAPNRYRFHDLLRVFALNRTGRQGERVRALRRLLDHYLTAARGVAKALGEPLPAGSRPVTEASPGPCPGERSVTVEAARTWLFVEQDAVLTAIENAAREPGGPLTRAAELLLTVAPLFDREWSTRRLRNAALAVRNAACRRDDALARVYADVALQSLGPAPATPPPRRT, from the coding sequence ATGCCGTACGGGCTGCCGCCGGACATCGGAGACTTCACCGGCCGTAGCGGCGCCGTCGCCGACCTGGCCGATGTGCTGGTGCCCGGCCGGTCGGTGCCGGTCGCCGCCGTGAACGGCATGGGCGGCGTCGGCAAGACCGCCCTGGCCGTCCACGTCGCGCATGCCGCAGGTACGCGCTTCCGCGGTGGACGCCTCTACGCGGACCTGCGCGGGATGACCGGCCACCCCGCCGAGCCGTACGCGGTGCTCGGCGGCCTGCTGCACGCTCTCGGCCGGCGTGACGTACCCGAGACGCTGGAGGAACGCTCGGCGCTGTACCGCTCGGAGCTGACCGGGCGGCGCATGCTGGTGGTCCTGGACGACGCCCGGTGCCCGGCGCAGGTGGCGCCGCTGCTGCCCGGTGCGCCGGGATGCGCGGTCCTGGTGACGAGCCGCACCACGATGGCAGGCCTGCCCGGTGTGAGCGGGCTGGACCTCGACGTGCTCGAACCGGACGAGGCCATGACGCTGCTCACGAGCGTCGCCGGCGCGGACCGCGTCGCGGCCGAACGCGGCGCGGCCCTGGACCTGGTCGCGGCCTGCGGTTTCCTGCCGCTGGCGATCCGCTCCGCCGGTACGTGGCTGGCCGCGCGTCCCGCGTCCCCGGTCGGCGTGCTGGCACGCCGGCTGGCGCACGGACGCGTGGAGGAGCTGCCCGCGGCCGTCGCGTGTTTCCGTCCCGGCTACGAGCAGCTGGGAAGCGATGAGGCGAGGGCGTTCCGCCTGCTGGCGCTGGCCGACGGGCCCGGCTTCTCGACCGGCGCGGCGGGCGCCACACTCGGCCTGCGCCGCCAGTGCGCGGACGAACTCCTCGAGACCCTGGCCGACCTGAGCCTCCTCGAGTGCCACGCCCCGAACCGCTACCGCTTCCACGACCTGCTGCGCGTGTTCGCCCTGAACCGGACCGGCCGGCAGGGCGAGCGGGTACGCGCCCTCCGGAGACTGCTCGACCACTACCTCACGGCGGCCCGCGGCGTGGCGAAGGCGCTGGGCGAGCCGCTCCCGGCCGGCTCCCGGCCGGTGACGGAGGCTTCGCCCGGCCCCTGTCCCGGCGAGCGGTCGGTCACGGTCGAGGCGGCTCGCACCTGGCTCTTCGTGGAACAGGACGCCGTCCTCACCGCCATCGAGAACGCGGCGAGAGAGCCGGGCGGCCCTTTGACCCGGGCCGCGGAGCTGCTCCTCACCGTCGCGCCGCTCTTCGACCGGGAGTGGAGCACCCGCCGGCTGCGGAACGCCGCCCTCGCGGTCAGGAACGCCGCGTGCCGCCGCGATGACGCGTTAGCGAGGGTGTACGCGGACGTCGCGCTGCAGTCTCTCGGCCCCGCACCCGCGACGCCGCCACCGCGGCGAACCTGA
- a CDS encoding DUF5925 domain-containing protein, whose protein sequence is MSDFMPIDGAEPEPAVAFSVDATDTVGDVIDVLALEAFAAGREPYARSRRMERIRPDAPLRPAGAQVMRMSREENREQVLARGDGWTLRSVRWRGGSGMVEVTAISDELCSSVLDEALRDAAEPPPPEEDRVDMGFWHLGAHGASRSQRSITAATWPEIRDNYPATAATAIDRLTDVTPDDISGRLVLLHGPPGTGKTTALRALAREWSKWAQFDCVLDPEQLFSNPAYLMEVAVGEDDDDRRWRLLVVEDCDELISSDAKNATGQALSRLLNLTDGLLGQGRDVLVAITTNEPLTALHPAVVRPGRCLAQIEVGRMSPAEAAAWLGTAETVPHGATLAELYARRDGRTTATPPPISDTGFYL, encoded by the coding sequence ATGTCCGATTTCATGCCGATCGACGGAGCCGAGCCGGAGCCTGCCGTGGCGTTCTCGGTCGACGCCACCGACACGGTCGGCGACGTGATCGACGTCCTGGCCCTGGAGGCGTTCGCCGCCGGGCGGGAGCCGTACGCCCGGTCCCGGCGCATGGAGCGCATCCGGCCCGACGCGCCGTTGCGGCCGGCCGGCGCCCAGGTCATGCGCATGTCGCGCGAGGAGAACCGCGAGCAGGTCCTGGCGCGCGGTGACGGGTGGACGCTGCGATCCGTGCGCTGGCGCGGCGGGTCGGGCATGGTCGAGGTGACCGCCATCAGCGACGAGCTGTGCTCGTCGGTACTGGACGAAGCGCTCCGCGACGCCGCCGAGCCGCCACCCCCGGAGGAGGACCGGGTCGACATGGGCTTCTGGCACCTGGGCGCGCACGGCGCGTCCCGTAGCCAGCGGTCCATCACGGCGGCGACCTGGCCGGAGATCCGCGACAACTACCCCGCGACCGCCGCGACCGCCATCGACCGGCTCACCGACGTGACGCCGGACGACATCAGCGGCCGGCTGGTGCTCCTGCACGGACCGCCGGGTACGGGCAAGACCACCGCCCTGCGCGCTCTCGCCCGCGAGTGGTCGAAGTGGGCCCAGTTCGACTGCGTGCTGGATCCGGAGCAGCTGTTCAGCAACCCCGCGTACCTCATGGAGGTCGCGGTCGGCGAGGACGACGACGACCGCCGCTGGCGGCTGCTCGTGGTCGAGGACTGTGACGAGCTGATCTCCAGCGATGCCAAGAACGCCACCGGCCAGGCACTGTCCCGGCTGCTCAACCTGACCGACGGCCTGCTCGGCCAGGGCCGCGACGTGCTCGTCGCCATCACGACGAACGAGCCGCTCACCGCTCTGCACCCCGCGGTCGTACGGCCGGGCCGCTGCCTCGCACAGATCGAGGTCGGCCGGATGTCGCCCGCCGAGGCCGCCGCCTGGCTGGGCACCGCCGAGACGGTCCCGCACGGCGCGACACTCGCCGAGCTGTACGCCCGCCGAGACGGCCGCACCACGGCCACGCCGCCGCCGATCTCCGACACCGGCTTCTACCTATAG